The sequence below is a genomic window from Cedecea neteri.
TAAAAACTATTGTACTCATCGAATAAATCACTTTGTTGGCCTCCCCATCTTCGCCGATAATATGTAACATATTTGAAACATCCGCGGTGCGTGACACCGATTTCAATCATTCTCTTTGAGGTTAGTTATGAATACCGTTTGTGCCGACTGCCAGGCTATTAACCGCATTCCTGACGACCGTATCGATGACGGTGCAAAATGCGGTCGCTGCGGTCATGAACTGTTTGACGGTGAAGTCGTCAACGCCACGACGGCGACTCTGGATAAGCTCCTGAAAGATGAGCTGCCAGTGGTGGTTGATTTTTGGGCGCCGTGGTGCGGCCCATGCGTGAACTTCGCCCCTATTTTTGAAGATGTTGCCGAAGAGCGCAGCGGCAAAGTTCGCTTTGTGAAGGTCAACACAGAAGCGGAGCAGGAGCTGAGCGCACGTTTTCGCATCAGAAGCATCCCAACCATTATGATTTTCAAAAATGGCCAGGTCGTCGATATGCTAAATGGTGCTATGCCGAAAGCCCCGTTTGATAGCTGGCTGGACGAAAATATCTGATCATGAGGGGGCATTTTTTAAGCCCCCTTTCTCTATCTACGGTAGAATGGCGTTTTTAGCCAAATATC
It includes:
- the trxC gene encoding thioredoxin TrxC, encoding MNTVCADCQAINRIPDDRIDDGAKCGRCGHELFDGEVVNATTATLDKLLKDELPVVVDFWAPWCGPCVNFAPIFEDVAEERSGKVRFVKVNTEAEQELSARFRIRSIPTIMIFKNGQVVDMLNGAMPKAPFDSWLDENI